The genomic DNA GGAAAACAAGGTTGTGCTTCAATCTCTACGGGATTGAGGACTGGAAACGTTCTTGTCTGGTCCGTTCGTCGTGCACCCGACGACAGTTATGGAGTTTCTCGCGACGACGACTTTGACGAAGAGGAAAGTCTCCGCCACCGTCAACGACAAAGAAATTCATATAACGGAGGAGCTTTTCTCTGAAGCTCTCGGTTTGCCGAACACCGGTTTGGACTTCAAGACTAACCTGACCGCTGCAGAATCTAATGCGGTCCGGTTAGTGATATCGGCTGACGATCAGGATCCGGTGAttcactcaagccggaagaacaaatTGAAACCGGAGTTCAAGTGGTTGCTGAACATCATCTCTCGTTCGATtcagggtagaggaggtaacttcgataacctgacgaaacttaagctgaaaatgatgatggctattgtccgcggtgacaagatagatTGGGGAGCCGTCATCTTCGAACAGTTCTGTGAGATGGTGATatagaaggatggccgggttcaggccttcgctATGCAAATCGTAAAAATTCTTAAGTTCCTTAATGTcgaacttggtgaaggtgaaccgctcccacccAATAACATTCTCAACTCCGAGCAAATGAGTGAGAAGACTGACAAAGCGGTTAAGCCGAAGTCTTCCAGAACGAAGTCTTTAAAGGGGACCGATTCGTCCGCTCCAGCTGAAGAAGattcaaaacaagaaaaaccgaagaggaaggcggttcaagccgaAGCCTCCCAGAAGAAGAAGGGAAGGAAGAAGTCTTCCGCAAAGAAGAGCTCGAACAATCCGACTaactccgagaaaactctttcctcggacaatTCGCCGAAGAGAACCGGGGACGTCTTCCAGCCCATCCCCATCAATACCGTTATTCCCATCAATGTCGACTCTCCACCACtaaggcaaaccgaaccctcggggagccacgAAACCGAGTCAGCATCAAAGGAGGAAGTAGAGGTTAGTATTCACTCTAAACACTCCAAGTCCCCCAACAAAAACATCGACGAGGTAATGGCCAATGTAGGTTTAAATACTTCAAAAGTCATTGTAGACGTAGTCCAAAATATTGCtaaggaaaccgaagacgatgtgtcaagtcatCTTAAGCCAGCTAATCAGGTTGAGATATCCGGTCAAAGTGAAAGTCACTCGGTCGAAGAaaaggaaccatccggttcagCGGGGAACAAGTCAGTTCCAATTGATACAACGAtccaatcggctcaagatgggccagCAGACTCAACAATCGTACCTGAAGGACCAGTTCAGGTGAACAAAGGCAAAGAGGTTTTATTCGAAGATTCGGCGGTAAAGGGAAAAGGTGTTCTGCAAACCGGCTCCCAACCTGAGACTTTAACCGAGGCCGAAGTCGTCATTtccgctgaagaagaggaggagatgtTTAAGGGGCTCATTAGGGATATGGACAAAGATGTTAGTGAGTTGATATCACCATACCACTTATGGGTAAAGCTCCGTTGTGAGACAAAGTTGTCAGATATGATTCCGGGGATGAGCGGCAACAAACACTAGGAGAAACTCTTAGAATTAGAAGAATTGGCTCTCAAACTGGCAAATACCAATGTTATCCAAGCCGCATTCAGCAAAACCGCGGTAATTCACGAATACGCCCGGTTACACGCAGTAGAAGACGCGTTAAGGGAGGCAGAAGGAGCAACCTTAACTCCAATCGAAGCAAAAATGTTTGAGCGGTTTCACCTAGTGCGGGAAAAGCTCCTTAAAAGTGTTGAGCGGCTCGACGCAAAATGGAGGAACGAATGCAGACATCACTTAACCCATGCCAAACTATATCAAAGCCAGCCTTTCTTTGCAGCCGGG from Impatiens glandulifera chromosome 9, dImpGla2.1, whole genome shotgun sequence includes the following:
- the LOC124915801 gene encoding DNA ligase 1-like, with the protein product MEFLATTTLTKRKVSATVNDKEIHITEELFSEALGLPNTGLDFKTNLTAAESNAVRLVISADDQDPVIHSSRKNKLKPEFKWLLNIISRSIQGRGGEPLPPNNILNSEQMSEKTDKAVKPKSSRTKSLKGTDSSAPAEEDSKQEKPKRKAVQAEASQKKKGRKKSSAKKSSNNPTNSEKTLSSDNSPKRTGDVFQPIPINTVIPINVDSPPLRQTEPSGSHETESASKEEVEVSIHSKHSKSPNKNIDEVMANVGLNTSKVIVDVVQNIAKETEDDVSSHLKPANQVEISGQSESHSVEEKEPSGSAGNKSVPIDTTIQSAQDGPADSTIVPEGPVQVNKGKEVLFEDSAVKGKGVLQTGSQPETLTEAEVVISAEEEEEMFKGLIRDMDKDEKLLELEELALKLANTNVIQAAFSKTAVIHEYARLHAVEDALREAEGATLTPIEAKMFERFHLVREKLLKSVERLDAKWRNECRHHLTHAKLYQSQPFFAAGETSMTAENRGSDPPQNDKALELEQVKQVVIDTLKSCLGNYSIATDEKIATVETNLTNAIRGSVQNEMANTAQTSIRSMIDEAVQTSVKSLIAESVQTTTSPLVDMLQAMAVQIGELSKLQVSKTQEQFNSDAETAKKLQDEERERERLRKELEDKDHALAKQCEEEEQADLHEPIPAQISHAMKTRNKNKRKAVAEVMKREEQNSQRVIEPVGLNVQPLDEEEEEDIEELNRRKKKAIGSSTATPRPIIAQTSRPPKPVCAGFGFGKRTPDISSVFAGWRIDAERRDREWKAREEEERRRKEKELEKGGPSKP